The DNA window agaaccaagtatgatagataaaaaaaatctataggcgatgaaattaaaaaaatctttaatttcataaattattctaaataaaaaaatcgtaATTTAGAGAATATAGACCAAATGTTAAGGATAATAAACCTTAGAGGCTGATTTGATTTTTGGAAGGCCAACAAGAAAATCAAgtaggagagaaagaaaaggaaaaataagaaaaggtcAAACGTGCTAAATCGGTAAAAATTATGCCACACACGCTGCTTGTACATGGAGGGGATGCCGAGACACTTCGTTGGCTGCCTTGGAAGCAAGTTTCTGCCCATTGCACTGAGCTGCACGCGCCGTCCAATTCCAACAAGTACCACTCACGCGTatctacttttgtttttttttaaataatttatttattaaattaccatACTGCCTCTAATGACACTCAATAACTATTAAATAACcaaatataaaagttaaaagaaaccctaaatcaaatgcattttttttttaaattctaatagCAATGAAGTgacttaacttttttaaaattaagtcaaagataaaaaaaaaacccttacctaattttaatatttattgcttTTAATGGTAATTACactgcaataaaaatataaaaagattatttaacCTTGTCTATTCTTGTAATAATTAATggatcctataaaaaaaacctttctacCCCTTATACCAAGCCAAATGAGTTTgatctataagaaaaaaaatagtaattttactatataaatccatattaaaaaatgagTATATACACTATAAATTCCTAAGTTCTTTTAGCTTTCAGTATAATTACACTAATATAAGAAACTAGGCTTAGCTAGACCTTTATTCAACTCCATCAACTCAATGTAATtcgttttttttactgtttgatTGGACTTTGGCTTTTATTCTCATAAGTaataatccaacaaaaaaaaaaagtcacagtcacattcaatatattttatttattttctaattttcataatgttaattaaatttaataaaataactaaacttaGAATGCTCGGGTTATTTATCAAATAACCAAGTCAAACTCAAGTCGAGTTTAAACTGcatcttatttaaaatatatcacGCTCACCTATCATTatgaacacaaataaaaattttagctttcttaaaattaataaaaacttaaatgcGTCAAAATTCAGCCTAACACGAACTGCAATATataagttcatatatatatatataaaattaatctatGAAAAGAAATCTTGTAATAGTAATTTAATtaagctaacaaaaaaaaaaccttattataACAGATGGCAGgtattcaattttaaataattataacatgAAAATAACCGTCAGTTAATTTACATTATCCACTCacgaagattaaaaaaaataaattccaaacgATTACATATAGTTAACTTCCAATAAAAACAAGAGTAGAATGGAGGGCAGTTCGTTAATGAAAATATCGAATCAACCTCTAAAAGTGGGTGCTTCTTCTtgtaatgttattaaatttttatttttttgattttgtattttaaaaaaaattcatttttttagttttaaattaatgttaaaaataaatttaaaaaataaaaaaattatttcaatatatttcaaataaaaaatattttaaaaaataaatattactacTACATAATATCAAATGGACTCAACATCAATCCATTTGATGTTACTGCAAGGAGGGgtaatattgaaattatttgaaggataaaagtatgtttattttgtggttaaatttttatttttaaaatttttatttttttatatatctagataattttaaaatactgatatgaaaataaattttaaaaaataaaaaatatttttaaaaacatctccAACCCATATTTCAATATAAACAGTAAATTTTCAGGAATTcattttctaaaacaattattaaaaaaaaaaaaaacttttcagtaaacaaacaaatcctaaaagtGAAAGTGAAACTTCATTAGAATTACAGTGGTTTATCCAAAGAAAACTCAACAACGTACTGTAGTCcaatacgttttttttttttttccttcttattatTCGGTTCGAAGAGAGGAAAAGAAGCAGCAAagaccaacaacaacaaccccTCAAAAAGGAGATTATTACAGAAAGAAATGCAGGGTGATGAGGCCAAGGTCTTGCTAGGCTTCCCTCCCAATTCCCGCCCCACTCTCTCTCAggtcaactctctctctctctctctctctctccccttcttcaatttcttctgcAATCTTGATCTTAACACAGGGCCTGATCCGTTAGTCGTTTCTCTTTCGAATCTATATTTTATGAGCtccagtaaataaataaaattaatttctaattctaGGGTTTGAATACATCACTTTCTTTAGTAATCGATCATTGATTCTCAAGCTAAGCTAAGCTCTTCTCTTTGTTTCCTTGCTTCTTGTTgtcaaatgaattatttatttatttgcgtCTCCATCTTATGTATTAGGTTAAAGCTGCATACAGAAAGAAAGTATGGGAATCTCATCCTGACCTCTTTCCTCTTCATGAAAAGCCCGGTGCCGAGTCCAAGTTTAAGTTGGTGATTAAGCATTCacgaacctttttttttgttatctccttttctttttcagtgtTTCAAGAGTTTTGTGATCTTCTCAACTTATGGTTGGTTACTTCGGTAAAACTGACACACCTTGTGTGGCTATAATGCTTGCTTGCATCTGTATTATGATTAGGGCCTAGGCGGATGAACGGTCATTATAGCATCAATGTGCATTTTGCTGTAGTAATtcgatttgtaatttttttccctctttttttaaataatgtcaaACTAAATGTTGCGAGTCTTTAGGTTGTGTATTGTgccaggtaattttttttttataattgttttcatgGTTCTAACTGCTGTTTTTGCGTTTGCTGCAGATTTCAGAAGCTTACACTTATTTGCAGACCGGTAATTCTTCACTTCTTTTTGTATCACGAGATATATTGAAAAACTTAAATCGTGGTTTGCAAGCTCTGAAAAATGGATTAGAAAACTTATTGGAAGTGGCCGAAGCTGTGATTCTGCATTAATATTCTCATGGTTTTGCATACATGTATTTGAGTTATTGATTGACTTTGAATAGAAACTTCTAGAAACATTGTGTGTCAATTTCATACTGTTGCATCTCCTGTCTGTCTGCTGAGATGACTTTGTTGTAGTAAAtctgctatttgctttttttttcttcgtggGTGTATTTTTTTGCTGTTCCCTCCTTTGCATGTTAATTGCTTGCTCTTTGGGTTCTCAACTCACTTGTTACTGTAGCTTTTGTAACTAACACAGGTTTATTTGGAAGACCCATTTTACGGTTTTGACTTTGAGGAAGAAACACAAGTCGACTAGGTTTAGAGGTACATGCAACAGGAGCCTTGCACTTGAGAAAGGATTTCCAGGGTGATAACATGGTAAATTGATTCTATTACTGAATTTGTTTCCTATTTTCTTGCTGCATGGTATTGATGAAACTCAGAATTGcccatgttattttctttttctttattttgttgtgGATGTTGCTGGTGTTGTGTTGTTGTGGGTGTCCTATTTTCTTTGTCAGTGGGATGACTTTGTCCTTCATTTGGAATATATGGAAATCTGGCGGGGCATGTGAAATTTTCGTTGTTGGTATCAaggattttgttttagttttttttagactGAAATTCATGTCAAATTGAAGTCCTTAATTTGTGCTCCACCGCCACATTCATCATCCATTTAGTTAACCCAGTATCATTGCTTGTCTTTTGGATCATAATTTGTTCAACcttaatcattttatatatttatatcttagctggatctttttttcttcgttCTTTTCGATTTTGCTCAAAGTCCTGTTATATTAAGGACATCTGCCAGTAAACTACAAGCACCAAAACCATGACCAATCTCAAGAGATGATTTTATCATAATGTACATCGCTTTTGTTGCAATAATATTGTTTCTGATTTAGGAAGGCTCCTTTGTCTGGTGCTTTTATTACCCCCTTAGATAGTAGTCTTTTGGTTGctctaaaatttaaatccctgcatgttttcatttcttatagCTGTTTGCTTATTTTAATGCTTCTTTGAATGTAACAGCCAAGGATataagctgctgctgctgtgctAATACACGAATGTTTGAAGAAATGGCCCCACTTCGATCCTCAGGATATATTGATCCTGGATGGGAACATGGCATTGCtcaagatgaaagaaaaaagaaggtcAAATGCAACTACTGCGGGAAAATAGTTAGTGGTGGAATATTCAGATTGAAACAACATTTAGCTAGAATGTCTGGTGAAGTTACTCATTGTGGTAAGGTTCCTGAGGAAGTATGCTTCAATATGAGAAAAAACCTGGAAGGATGCCGTTCAGGTCGAAAGCGAAGGCAAGCTGAATTTGAACAGGCATCTTTAGCTTTCCACTCTAGTGAGTATAATGACATGGAGGAAGCTTCCTGCAGTTACAAACAAAAAGGCAAAAAGGTGGTGGGTGACAAGAACTTGGTTATAAGGTTTGCTTCTCTTCGATCCTTAGGATATGTGGACCCGGGCTGGGAACATTGTATTGCTCaagatgaaaagaagaaaagagtgaAGTGCAATTATTGTGAGAGAATTATTAGTGGAGGCATCAATCGCTTTAAACAACATCTGGCTAGGATCCCTGGGGAAGTTGCCTATTGTGACAAGGCACCTGAGGAGGTGTACCTTAGAATCAAGGAGAACATGAAATGGCACCGTACTGGAAGAAGGAATCGGAAACCTGAATCTAAAGAGATATCCACTTTCTATACCAACTCAGATAACGAGGATGAAGAGGAGGAGCAAGAGGGAGGGTTGTTGCAATATTCAAGTAAGGATTTGCTGGCCATTGATGATAAAATTTCAGACAATGACATCAGAAATAATATCAAGGGGAGGTCCCCTGGTAGTAGCAGCAACGGTGCTGAACCACCAATGAAAAGATCAAGATTGGATTCAGTGTTTTTGAAGTCTCTTAAAAACCAAACATCATCGCACTACAGGCAAACAAAAGCAAGGATGGGTTTTGAGAAGAAAGCTCTAAAGGAAGTGATCTCTTCCATCTGCAAATTCTTTTATCATGCAGGAATCCCTTCAAATGCAGCAAATTCCCCATATTTCCTCAAAATGCTGGAGTTGGTTGGCCAATATGGGCCTGGTCTGCAGGGACCTTCAAGCCAACTACTATCTGGTCGGTTTCTTCAGGATGAGATcattacaataaaagaatatcTTGAAGAGTTTAAGGCATCTTGGACAATTACTGGCTGTTCTATTGTTGCTGATAGTTGGAACGATCTCCAGGGTAGGACATCAATTAACCTTTTGGCCTGTTGTCCCCGAGGTGCATACTTTGTTTCTTCTATTGATGCCACTGATATGATCGAAGATGCCGCAAGCCTTTTCAAGTTGTTGGACAAGGTGGTGGAAGAGATTGGTGAGGAAAATGTTGTTCAGGtagttaaatatttatttctgaCATTTCTCACGTTACTCAAATGCACTCGTAAACGGGTGCCTAATAAGCTGTTTTCTTCTGGTTTCCGACACAGGTAATCACTAAAAACACTGCCAGTTTTAAGACTGCTGGGAAGATgcttgaagagaaaaggagaaatttATTTTGGACACCATGTGCTATCCATTGCATTGATCAAATGGTAGAGGactttttgaatataaaatggGTAGGAGAGTGCGTAGATAAGGCTAAAAAAGTTACAAGGTTTATTTACAACAATACTTGGTTGttgaattatatgaaaaaagaattcaCAAAGGGACAAGAACTTCTCAGGCCAGCTGTTACTAAGTTTGGCACTGCATTCTTCACTTTACAAAGTTTGTTGGACCAAAGGGTTGGTCTTAAGAGAATGTTCCAATCAAACAAATGGATATCTTCCCGATTTCCCAAATCAGATGATGGTAGAGAAGTTGAAAAAATTGTCTTAAATGCCACATTCTGGAAGAAGGTGCAGCACGTGAAAAAATCCTTAGAACCGGTTGCGCTTGTTCTTCAGAAGATAGATGGTGATGAAACCCGATcaatagcatatatatataatgacatGTGCAGAGCTAAACAtgcaattaaaattattcatggGGATGATGCACGGAAATATGGACCTTTCTGGACTGTGATAGAAAACCAATGGAGCTCTCTGTTTCACCACCCACTTTACGTGGCTGCTTACTTTCTAAATCCATCTTACCGCTATCGACCTGATTTCCTATTGGTATGAGCTATGTCAACTACACCTCTTTTGGTTTTAAGCTTAATGTCCTGCCATTCTGTCCTTATGTCATTTCTTTGTCATAGAATCCTGAGGTTATTCGTGGTCTAAATGAATGTATCTTTGTCATAGAATCCTGAGGTTGTTCGTGGTCTAAATGAATGTATTGTTCGACTGGAAGTTGACAATGGCAAAAGAATTTCTGCATCCATGCAGGTAATGTgctttttgttgtgttttgttttggttgctGTTGTATCATTTTTAAGGACAGGACTAACATTAGAGATATTTTTGTGTAGTTAGTTGTCTGAAGGTTAGGCTACCATTAATTTGTGCTGCACTAAATGATGCCACAAAATGCAGCCAAAAGAACTATTTTCATGCTCatgatttgatgttttgttatgtattcttaattttgttgatCTTTAAATGTGCGACCCCAGCAGATCCCTGATTTTGTGTCAGCGAAAGCTGATTTTGGAACTGATTTGGCTATTAGTACTAGAATGGAGCTTGATCCAGGTAATTTGTCCAAGATGTCATGCATCTTTGATTAAGCATAAATCAAATTATGGAGTCTGATTGCTTATATTATTATGCAAAATCAAGAGGTGATCTAAATGTGTACACTTATCAATATCTTATTAGCTGCATGGTGGCAACAACATGGGATAAGTTGCTTAGAGCTTCAACGAATTGCCATTCGTATACTAAGCCAGACATGCTCATCTCTCATATGTGAACACACTTGGAGTATATATGATCAAGTTCATAGTAAAAGGCATAGTACTGCATCCCGGAAGAGATGGAACGAGCTTACCTTTGTCCACTATAATTTGCGTCTAAGAGAACGCCAACTAGGAAGAAAGCCTGGTGATGTGGTCTCATTTGACAACTTAATTACTGAAAACATACTGGATGACTGGCTTGTAGAGTCAGAGAAACAAACCATGCAAGAAGATGAGGTACCTCCAATTATATGTACTTTTTctcaaaaatattcttttatccTGCACAATGC is part of the Populus trichocarpa isolate Nisqually-1 chromosome 2, P.trichocarpa_v4.1, whole genome shotgun sequence genome and encodes:
- the LOC7481437 gene encoding uncharacterized protein LOC7481437 isoform X1, with amino-acid sequence MFEEMAPLRSSGYIDPGWEHGIAQDERKKKVKCNYCGKIVSGGIFRLKQHLARMSGEVTHCGKVPEEVCFNMRKNLEGCRSGRKRRQAEFEQASLAFHSSEYNDMEEASCSYKQKGKKVVGDKNLVIRFASLRSLGYVDPGWEHCIAQDEKKKRVKCNYCERIISGGINRFKQHLARIPGEVAYCDKAPEEVYLRIKENMKWHRTGRRNRKPESKEISTFYTNSDNEDEEEEQEGGLLQYSSKDLLAIDDKISDNDIRNNIKGRSPGSSSNGAEPPMKRSRLDSVFLKSLKNQTSSHYRQTKARMGFEKKALKEVISSICKFFYHAGIPSNAANSPYFLKMLELVGQYGPGLQGPSSQLLSGRFLQDEIITIKEYLEEFKASWTITGCSIVADSWNDLQGRTSINLLACCPRGAYFVSSIDATDMIEDAASLFKLLDKVVEEIGEENVVQVITKNTASFKTAGKMLEEKRRNLFWTPCAIHCIDQMVEDFLNIKWVGECVDKAKKVTRFIYNNTWLLNYMKKEFTKGQELLRPAVTKFGTAFFTLQSLLDQRVGLKRMFQSNKWISSRFPKSDDGREVEKIVLNATFWKKVQHVKKSLEPVALVLQKIDGDETRSIAYIYNDMCRAKHAIKIIHGDDARKYGPFWTVIENQWSSLFHHPLYVAAYFLNPSYRYRPDFLLNPEVVRGLNECIVRLEVDNGKRISASMQIPDFVSAKADFGTDLAISTRMELDPAAWWQQHGISCLELQRIAIRILSQTCSSLICEHTWSIYDQVHSKRHSTASRKRWNELTFVHYNLRLRERQLGRKPGDVVSFDNLITENILDDWLVESEKQTMQEDEEILYNEMEQFDGDEMDENDHQEKRPADMVTLAGVLEPLDVIPAAGGVTTDDDGLDFLDDDLTD